Within Candidatus Edwardsbacteria bacterium, the genomic segment CAAGCCGGTGCTGGTGACCATCAGCCTGTTCTCCATCATCGGCAGCTGGAACAGCTTTTTATGGCCGCTGATCGTGACCAACAGCGAGAGCATGAGGCCGCTGCAGGTGGGGCTGGCCTATTTCTCGCAGGAACAGGGATCGATGTGGCCCCTGCTGATGGCCGCCTCCACCATGATCATCCTGCCGCTGGTGATCTTCTACATCTTCGCCCAGAAACAGATCAACCAGAGCTTCGTCTCCAGCGGGCTGAAAGAGTAGGCCGTTGCCCGCGAAATACGCGAAAATAATAAAGTATTATACTCTTTGATTGTATGAAAAAATATATAATCCCGATATTACTGCTGATGCTGGCGTTGGGGGGATGCCAGCCGCGATCATCCGACCAGGTGGTGATGTGGCATGTGATGGGCGGGCCGCTGGGCAAGACCCTGGACTCGATGGTGGCCGATTTCTCCAAAGAAAATCCCGGCCGGAAGATAGACCCCATCAGCATGGGAAGTTACACCGCCCTGTCCCAGAAACTGATGGCCTCGGTGGCGGCCGGTAACGAGCCCCTGCTGGCACAGTCGTACGAGGCCTGGACCAGCCAGCTGCTGGAGAAGGATGCCATAAAGCCTTTTGGCGATTACCTTTCCCAAGCCGGCGACACCGGTTATCTGTCCGACTTTTTCCCGGTGATGCTGGCCGAGTGCTCCCGGAACGGAAAACTCACCAGCCTGCCTTTCAATAAAAGCGTCCCGGTGTATTATTATAACCAGGACCTGTTTGCCAAAGCCGGGCTGGACCCGGAGAGATTTCCGGCCACCTGGGACCAGTTCATAGAGGCCGCCAAAAAACTCACCCTGGACGCCGACCAGGACGGCACCCCGGAACAGTGGGGCACCGCTTTCCCCACCGGCGCGGCCTGGATGTTCCAGTGTCTGGTGCTGCAGAACGGGGGGGAGATATTCTCGCCCGATGGGAAAAAGGTGGTGTTCGACAGTCCGGAGGGGATCGAAGC encodes:
- a CDS encoding ABC transporter substrate-binding protein gives rise to the protein MKKYIIPILLLMLALGGCQPRSSDQVVMWHVMGGPLGKTLDSMVADFSKENPGRKIDPISMGSYTALSQKLMASVAAGNEPLLAQSYEAWTSQLLEKDAIKPFGDYLSQAGDTGYLSDFFPVMLAECSRNGKLTSLPFNKSVPVYYYNQDLFAKAGLDPERFPATWDQFIEAAKKLTLDADQDGTPEQWGTAFPTGAAWMFQCLVLQNGGEIFSPDGKKVVFDSPEGIEALQYLVDLVHKHKVAFLTTGFEHQNDFLSGRVAMIQSSSASLAYMALQKIPFNMGIAPLPMRKRPAVVLSGTNMIMFRKPREELMARGWELVKWMMEPANTARWSAETSYLPVRRSALNEKSLKEKFARYPGLESAYRQLEYAYPEPNAVVWNTGRSIMDEDGLQPALKGFKTPAQALHKAAKKINLQQGGEAGSPWMVLILLTAIVALSALGLFWKSRKPKHE